Proteins co-encoded in one Pseudarthrobacter chlorophenolicus A6 genomic window:
- the rplQ gene encoding 50S ribosomal protein L17 has translation MPTPTKGPRLGGGPAHERLMLANLAAALFEHKRITTTVTKAKRLKPYAERLVTFAKRGDLASRRRVLGLISNKGVVHELFTDIAQAVENRDGGYTRITKIGNRKGDNAPMAVIELVLEPVSAKQAVVAEATQAAAKAAPAAEEAPAEEAPAAEEAATEEAPAAEETATEEAAAEEAPAAEEAPAEEKDAK, from the coding sequence ATGCCTACCCCCACTAAGGGTCCGCGCCTCGGCGGCGGCCCGGCTCACGAGCGCCTCATGCTCGCGAACCTGGCAGCAGCACTGTTCGAGCACAAGCGGATCACCACCACGGTGACCAAGGCCAAGCGCCTGAAGCCGTACGCAGAGCGCCTTGTCACCTTCGCCAAGCGCGGCGACCTCGCTTCCCGCCGCCGGGTTCTCGGCCTGATCAGCAACAAGGGCGTCGTCCACGAGCTGTTCACCGACATTGCCCAGGCAGTGGAGAACCGCGACGGTGGCTACACCCGCATCACCAAGATCGGCAACCGCAAGGGCGACAACGCTCCCATGGCTGTCATCGAGCTGGTTCTTGAGCCGGTTTCCGCCAAGCAGGCCGTTGTAGCCGAGGCTACCCAGGCTGCTGCAAAGGCTGCTCCGGCTGCCGAGGAAGCTCCCGCTGAAGAGGCTCCCGCTGCTGAGGAAGCTGCCACCGAAGAGGCTCCGGCCGCTGAGGAGACCGCTACCGAAGAAGCTGCTGCTGAAGAGGCTCCGGCCGCTGAGGAAGCTCCCGCCGAAGAGAAGGACGCGAAGTAA